The following are encoded together in the Ignavibacteriales bacterium genome:
- a CDS encoding Rrf2 family transcriptional regulator: MKFSTQEEYGLRLLLRIGKSDSDKGMTIPELSEQEKLSEANVGKILRALRLAGFIESSRGQTGGYKLARSANEILVGDVLAALGGKLYESGFCDLHAGVNNICTNSIDCSIRSLWKTVQTMLDGLLSKITLQDLLGNEQQVELFVTNLSEELDNENQIK, from the coding sequence ATGAAATTTAGCACACAAGAAGAATATGGTTTAAGATTATTACTTAGAATCGGGAAAAGTGATTCCGATAAAGGAATGACTATTCCCGAACTGAGTGAACAGGAAAAACTTTCTGAAGCAAATGTTGGAAAGATTTTGCGTGCGTTACGTCTTGCCGGATTTATTGAAAGCTCTCGCGGACAAACGGGTGGATACAAACTTGCGCGCTCTGCTAATGAAATTCTTGTTGGTGATGTATTAGCTGCTCTTGGCGGAAAACTTTATGAATCAGGTTTTTGTGATTTGCACGCTGGAGTTAATAACATTTGTACGAACTCAATCGATTGTTCAATCCGCTCACTCTGGAAAACAGTACAAACAATGCTTGATGGTTTGTTAAGTAAAATTACTTTGCAGGATTTGCTTGGTAATGAACAGCAGGTTGAATTGTTTGTTACAAACCTAAGCGAAGAGTTAGATAATGAGAATCAAATAAAATAA
- a CDS encoding BrxA/BrxB family bacilliredoxin, translating to MFNILSRPPMYDQDAVQPMRDELIAVGFNELLTPEQVDEAINLKDDKTVLVMINSVCGCAAGSARPGVSLALQNDIIPDKLYTGFAGQERDAVERIRQHVKGFPPSSPSVALFKNGELIYFMRRMDIEGYSAEQIAKTLVDVFNEKCSAKGPSITPEQFEQVQYAKQCGSKIPLFQG from the coding sequence ATGTTCAATATTCTTTCGCGTCCGCCAATGTATGATCAGGACGCAGTGCAACCGATGCGGGATGAATTAATCGCAGTTGGTTTCAACGAATTGCTTACACCCGAGCAGGTTGATGAAGCAATAAATTTAAAAGATGATAAAACTGTTTTGGTTATGATTAACTCAGTTTGCGGATGCGCTGCAGGTAGTGCACGACCTGGAGTTTCTCTCGCTTTACAGAATGATATCATTCCAGATAAACTTTATACAGGATTTGCAGGGCAAGAACGTGATGCAGTTGAACGCATAAGACAGCATGTAAAAGGATTTCCACCTTCATCTCCAAGCGTTGCATTATTTAAGAATGGCGAGTTAATTTATTTTATGAGAAGAATGGACATTGAAGGTTACTCAGCAGAGCAAATTGCAAAAACGCTTGTAGATGTATTTAATGAAAAATGTTCTGCTAAAGGTCCGTCAATAACTCCAGAACAATTTGAACAAGTACAATATGCAAAACAATGTGGATCAAAAATTCCTTTGTTTCAAGGATAA